Proteins encoded within one genomic window of Triticum aestivum cultivar Chinese Spring chromosome 2D, IWGSC CS RefSeq v2.1, whole genome shotgun sequence:
- the LOC123048689 gene encoding peroxidase P7, whose translation MERRGTAAVVLLAVAALAAAEAQLSPAFYDAICPALQPTVRRGMAQAVQKEPRMGASILRLFFHDCFANSSDGSILLDDTPSFTGEKSAGPNANSVRGYEIIDGIKAQVDASCNATVSCADVLALAARDSVFLLGGPNWTVQLGRRDALTASPNVNLPSPLSSLPALLSSFRAKGLDARDLTTLSGAHTVGFARCSSFRAHVYNDTAVDSTFAAQLRAGVCPWTGGDGNLAPLELQGPNKFDNKFFRDLIARRVLLRSDQELFGGGAASSSTTDGIVRAYAANASLFADDFAAAMVKLGNLALTGSNGEIRLNCRRAN comes from the exons ATGGAGCGACGCGGAACGGCGGCGGTCGTGCTTCTTGCGGTGgcggccctcgccgccgccgaggcgCAGCTCTCCCCCGCGTTCTACGACGCGATCTGCCCGGCGCTGCAACCAACCGTGCGCCGCGGCATGGCGCAGGCGGTGCAGAAGGAGCCTCGCATGGGTGCCTCcatcctccgcctcttcttccacgactgcttcgCAAAC AGCTCCGACGGTTCGATACTGCTCGACGACACGCCCAGCTTCACCGGAGAGAAGAGCGCGGGGCCGAACGCGAACTCGGTGCGCGGCTACGAGATTATCGACGGCATCAAGGCTCAGGTCGACGCCTCCTGCAACGCcaccgtctcctgcgccgacgtccTTGCCCTCGCCGCCCGTGACTCTGTTTTTCTT CTCGGGGGCCCGAACTGGACGGTGCAGCTGGGGCGGAGAGACGCCCTCACGGCCAGCCCGAACGTGAACCTTCCAAGCCCTCTGTCGTCGCTCCCCGCGCTCCTCTCGTCGTTCAGAGCCAAGGGCCTCGACGCCCGCGACCTCACAACGCTGTCCGGGGCGCACACGGTCGGCTTTGCCCGGTGCTCGAGCTTCCGCGCCCACGTCTACAACGACACGGCCGTAGACTCGACGTTCGCCGCGCAGCTCCGCGCCGGCGTCTGCCCTTGGACTGGCGGCGACGGCAATCTTGCACCGCTGGAGCTGCAGGGGCCAAACAAGTTTGACAACAAGTTCTTCAGAGACCTGATCGCCCGGCGCGTCCTTCTTCGTTCGGATCAGGAGCTCTTCGGCGGCGGCGCCGCTAGCAGCAGCACCACGGACGGCATCGTCCGGGCGTACGCCGCCAACGCATCCCTCTTCGCGGACGACTTCGCCGCGGCCATGGTCAAGCTGGGCAACTTGGCGTTGACCGGGAGCAACGGCGAGATTCGGCTGAACTGCCGGCGGGCGAATTGA